One window of uncultured Campylobacter sp. genomic DNA carries:
- a CDS encoding efflux RND transporter periplasmic adaptor subunit → MKRLLFFVVFALAALAAAIYFNLDRREEVAHKAYGIIDIRQSSLSFERSGRISALYRDEGDFVQAGDVLAALDTADLSFQRQVQIARCDGLKFSLQKLQSGFRSEEIDMAAANVSALQNALQLATLTNERLKSLGKSNSASKQQIDEAFYSMKRTQAQLQSAQANLRQLQSGYRGEDVGVARANLASCEENLKYLNYQIETQSVLKAPFSGQIRARLKELGDISMPSVGVFELSEVKNKRAKFYLSENQLRFLRAGQSVRIIAADGSSASAKVAYVSQTAMYTPRTVQTEELRADLVWEARADFSDEDGSFRLGQPISVEF, encoded by the coding sequence ATGAAAAGGCTTCTATTTTTCGTCGTTTTTGCGCTGGCCGCTCTCGCCGCGGCGATCTACTTCAATCTCGATAGGCGCGAAGAGGTCGCGCACAAGGCCTACGGCATCATCGATATCAGGCAGAGTTCGCTTAGCTTCGAGCGCAGCGGTCGCATTAGCGCACTTTATCGCGACGAGGGCGATTTCGTGCAGGCTGGCGACGTTTTGGCGGCTCTGGATACGGCGGATCTGAGTTTTCAAAGACAGGTTCAGATCGCGAGATGCGACGGGCTTAAATTTAGCTTGCAAAAGCTGCAAAGCGGCTTTCGTAGCGAGGAGATCGATATGGCGGCGGCGAACGTAAGCGCGCTGCAAAACGCTCTACAGCTCGCTACTTTGACGAACGAGCGCCTCAAGAGCCTAGGCAAAAGCAACTCCGCGTCCAAGCAGCAGATCGACGAGGCGTTTTACTCGATGAAGCGCACGCAAGCCCAGCTGCAAAGCGCGCAGGCCAATCTGCGCCAGCTTCAAAGCGGCTACCGCGGCGAGGATGTCGGCGTCGCCCGCGCAAATTTGGCAAGCTGCGAGGAAAATTTGAAATATCTGAATTACCAAATCGAGACGCAAAGCGTGCTAAAAGCGCCCTTTAGTGGGCAGATCAGAGCGCGCCTTAAGGAGCTTGGCGACATCAGCATGCCAAGCGTGGGCGTTTTTGAGCTCAGCGAAGTAAAAAACAAACGCGCGAAATTTTATCTAAGCGAAAACCAGCTCCGCTTCCTGCGTGCCGGGCAGAGCGTGCGGATCATCGCCGCGGATGGCTCTAGCGCGAGCGCAAAGGTCGCCTACGTGAGCCAAACCGCGATGTATACGCCGCGCACGGTGCAGACCGAGGAGCTGCGCGCAGATCTCGTGTGGGAGGCGCGCGCTGATTTCAGCGACGAGGATGGCAGCTTTCGCCTAGGACAGCCGATCAGCGTGGAATTTTAA
- a CDS encoding flavodoxin domain-containing protein, translating into MKKLLVYATKGGDTKVVSEYIASKLGFEIKEAKELNEEDLAGASAFIFAASTHGDGQIQAKFDDKLELLNKTDFDGRKVALIGVGNVERHGSDFCSGMSAFLPVLKKADLIGAWGAEGYKFKHSRAFINGKFVGLTIDFKGDEHWQARTDKWIAAVKGEF; encoded by the coding sequence ATGAAAAAACTATTAGTTTACGCCACCAAAGGCGGCGACACGAAAGTCGTGAGCGAATACATCGCTTCAAAGCTCGGCTTTGAGATCAAGGAGGCCAAAGAGCTAAATGAGGAGGATTTGGCGGGCGCTAGCGCGTTTATTTTTGCGGCTTCGACGCACGGCGACGGACAGATCCAGGCTAAATTTGACGACAAATTGGAGCTTTTGAATAAAACTGATTTTGACGGACGCAAGGTCGCGCTCATAGGCGTCGGTAACGTCGAGCGCCACGGCAGCGATTTTTGCAGCGGTATGAGTGCGTTTTTGCCAGTGCTTAAAAAGGCCGATCTCATCGGCGCTTGGGGCGCGGAGGGCTATAAATTTAAACATTCGCGCGCCTTCATAAACGGCAAATTTGTAGGTCTTACGATCGATTTTAAGGGTGACGAGCACTGGCAGGCGAGGACCGATAAATGGATCGCTGCGGTTAAAGGCGAGTTTTAA
- a CDS encoding 2-oxoacid:acceptor oxidoreductase family protein — protein sequence MNQLRFVGVGGQGVILAGEILAAAKIAHGGYGIKASTYTSQVRGGPTKVDIILSDEEILYPYASEGEIDFMLATAQSSYDAFKNGVKKDGVIVIEPNLVAPSDEDRASFKIYEIPIITIAKYEVGNVITQSVVALAIAVELSRCMDSGLVKEQMLRSVPEKTRALNEKAYDLGMKYAREFG from the coding sequence ATGAATCAATTAAGATTTGTGGGGGTGGGCGGTCAAGGCGTAATCTTAGCGGGTGAGATTCTAGCTGCGGCAAAGATCGCGCACGGCGGCTATGGAATCAAGGCATCTACGTATACCTCTCAGGTACGTGGCGGACCTACGAAAGTGGATATTATCTTAAGCGATGAAGAAATTTTATATCCTTACGCGAGCGAGGGCGAGATCGATTTCATGCTTGCAACGGCGCAGAGTAGCTACGATGCTTTCAAAAATGGCGTGAAAAAAGACGGCGTGATCGTAATCGAGCCGAATTTAGTAGCACCGAGCGATGAGGATAGGGCAAGCTTTAAAATTTATGAAATTCCAATCATTACCATCGCAAAATACGAAGTTGGAAATGTCATCACCCAAAGTGTCGTGGCTCTAGCGATCGCAGTAGAGCTTAGCCGCTGTATGGACTCAGGGCTAGTAAAAGAGCAAATGCTCCGCTCTGTGCCTGAAAAAACCCGTGCGCTAAATGAAAAGGCGTATGATTTGGGGATGAAATATGCAAGAGAGTTTGGGTAA
- a CDS encoding 2-oxoglutarate ferredoxin oxidoreductase subunit beta translates to MAFDYDKYLRTDKMPTLWCWGCGDGVILKAIIRAIDRIGWSMDDVCVVSGIGCSGRMSSYIDCNTVHTTHGRAIAYATGIKLANPGKRVIVVTGDGDGLAIGGNHTIHGCRRNIDLNHILVNNFIYGLTNSQTSPTTPRGFWTVTAQYGNVDPSFDAAKLAIAAGATFVGRESVTNPEKIERLLAKGFEHDGYSFFDIFSNCHVNLGRKNKMSEAVQMLKWLDSRTISKAKFDALSEDEREGLFPLGVLHEDNEHTEYTKAYQKVIDAAQSGEAINFEGLR, encoded by the coding sequence ATGGCGTTTGATTACGATAAATATCTAAGAACGGACAAGATGCCTACACTTTGGTGCTGGGGCTGCGGCGACGGAGTGATCTTAAAAGCGATCATCCGCGCGATTGACCGCATAGGCTGGAGTATGGACGATGTGTGCGTGGTAAGCGGTATCGGCTGTAGCGGCAGGATGTCGAGTTACATAGACTGCAATACCGTCCATACGACGCACGGACGCGCGATAGCTTATGCTACGGGTATTAAGCTTGCAAATCCAGGCAAACGCGTAATCGTAGTTACTGGCGATGGCGACGGGCTTGCGATAGGGGGCAATCACACGATCCATGGATGCCGCCGTAATATCGATCTAAATCATATCTTGGTAAATAATTTCATCTACGGGCTTACAAACTCGCAGACGAGCCCTACGACGCCGCGCGGGTTTTGGACGGTTACGGCACAATACGGCAATGTCGATCCCAGCTTTGATGCGGCGAAACTTGCGATTGCCGCTGGAGCAACTTTTGTCGGACGCGAGAGCGTGACAAATCCCGAAAAAATCGAGCGACTTCTAGCCAAGGGCTTTGAGCACGATGGTTATAGTTTTTTTGATATTTTTAGCAACTGCCACGTAAATTTGGGTCGTAAAAATAAAATGAGCGAGGCGGTGCAAATGCTAAAGTGGCTTGATTCGCGTACGATTTCCAAGGCTAAATTTGACGCTCTTAGCGAGGATGAGCGAGAGGGGCTATTTCCGCTTGGGGTTTTACATGAAGATAATGAGCATACCGAATACACAAAGGCGTATCAAAAGGTGATAGATGCCGCACAAAGCGGCGAAGCGATAAATTTTGAAGGACTAAGATGA
- a CDS encoding 2-oxoglutarate synthase subunit alpha, whose translation MREVISTGNALIARAAIDCGCNFFGGYPITPSSEIAHEMSRLLPKVGGKFIQMEDEISGISVALGASMSGAKAMTASSGPGISLKSEQIGLGFIAEIPLLIVNVMRGGPSTGLPTRVAQGDILQARNPTHGDFKSIALCPGSLKEAYTQTVRAFNLAERFMTPVFLLLDETLGHMQAKAVLPEISDLKIERRAEFKGSPKDYEPYDAAPDKPAVLNPFFRGYHYHITGLHHGAKGFPTENEQIVDRSIKRLFNKISAHEDEIVQYEEFMLDDADACIIAYGSVSLAAKDAILKLRGQGVRVGLFRPITLWPSPARELKELGERFNKILIAELNLGQYLLEVQRACLRDDFKTLLKANGRPISPSEIIEKVKEL comes from the coding sequence ATGAGAGAGGTAATTTCCACAGGCAACGCCTTAATTGCGCGTGCGGCGATTGATTGCGGCTGTAATTTTTTCGGCGGCTACCCGATCACGCCGAGCAGCGAGATCGCGCACGAGATGAGTCGCTTGCTACCTAAAGTCGGAGGTAAATTTATCCAGATGGAGGATGAAATTTCGGGCATTTCTGTAGCTTTGGGCGCGTCTATGAGCGGTGCTAAGGCGATGACGGCAAGCTCCGGTCCTGGAATTTCGCTAAAATCAGAGCAGATTGGACTTGGCTTTATCGCTGAAATTCCGCTTTTAATCGTAAATGTTATGCGCGGAGGTCCTAGCACTGGGCTTCCTACGCGAGTGGCGCAGGGCGATATTTTGCAAGCTCGCAACCCCACTCACGGCGATTTTAAAAGCATCGCACTGTGCCCGGGCTCGCTAAAGGAGGCTTACACGCAGACCGTGCGCGCCTTCAATCTAGCCGAGCGGTTTATGACGCCGGTATTTTTGCTACTTGATGAGACGCTTGGGCATATGCAGGCTAAGGCGGTGCTGCCTGAAATTTCGGATCTAAAAATCGAGCGCAGGGCGGAATTTAAAGGTAGTCCGAAAGATTATGAGCCCTACGATGCTGCACCCGATAAGCCTGCGGTGCTAAATCCCTTTTTTAGGGGATACCACTATCACATAACGGGGCTGCATCACGGCGCAAAGGGCTTTCCAACCGAAAACGAGCAGATCGTGGATCGCTCTATAAAAAGGCTTTTTAATAAAATTTCGGCGCATGAAGATGAGATCGTACAATATGAGGAATTTATGCTAGATGACGCTGATGCTTGTATCATCGCCTACGGCAGCGTTAGCTTAGCAGCAAAAGACGCGATTTTAAAGCTACGAGGGCAAGGCGTGCGTGTGGGACTTTTTCGCCCGATCACGCTGTGGCCAAGCCCTGCGCGCGAGCTAAAGGAGTTAGGGGAGAGATTTAATAAAATTTTGATCGCCGAGCTAAATTTAGGGCAGTATCTGCTAGAGGTGCAGCGCGCTTGTTTGAGGGATGATTTTAAGACGCTTCTTAAGGCAAACGGCAGGCCGATCAGCCCTAGCGAGATTATCGAGAAAGTAAAGGAGCTTTAA
- a CDS encoding 4Fe-4S binding protein gives MSENESQRAVWTDEGRCKACNICVSVCPSGAIAMRQDEGAVQGMMIDVVDEGACIGCRECELHCPDFAIFVAPKGFKFARLSSQAREMAEKIKNNNFMKPKDA, from the coding sequence ATGAGCGAAAATGAGAGCCAGCGCGCCGTCTGGACGGATGAGGGCCGCTGTAAGGCGTGCAACATCTGCGTAAGCGTCTGTCCTAGCGGCGCGATCGCGATGAGACAGGACGAGGGCGCCGTGCAAGGCATGATGATCGACGTGGTGGATGAGGGCGCCTGTATCGGCTGTAGGGAGTGCGAGTTGCACTGCCCTGATTTTGCGATTTTCGTCGCGCCCAAGGGCTTTAAATTTGCTCGTCTAAGCTCGCAGGCTAGAGAGATGGCTGAAAAAATCAAAAACAATAATTTTATGAAACCCAAGGACGCATAA